One window of the Zea mays cultivar B73 chromosome 3, Zm-B73-REFERENCE-NAM-5.0, whole genome shotgun sequence genome contains the following:
- the LOC100282767 gene encoding BRASSINOSTEROID INSENSITIVE 1-associated receptor kinase 1 precursor has product MAAGAGARAKAAGALALALVLALAGANSEGDALSALRRSLRDPGGVLQSWDPTLVNPCTWFHVTCDRDNRVTRLDLGNLNLSGHLVPELGKLEHLQYLELYKNSIQGTIPSELGNLKNLISLDLYKNNISGTIPPSLGKLKSLVFLRLNGNHLTGPIPRELSGISSLKVVDVSSNDLCGTIPTSGPFEHIPLSNFEKNPRLEGPELQGLAIYDTNC; this is encoded by the exons ATggcggcgggggcgggggcgaggGCGAAGGCAGCGGGAGCCCTGGCGCTGGCGCTCGTGCTCGCGCTAGCGGGGGCCAACTCCGAGGGCGACGCGCTCTCGGCGCTGCGCCGCAGCCTCAGGGACCCCGGCGGCGTGCTGCAGAGCTGGGACCCCACGCTCGTCAACCCCTGCACCTGGTTCCACGTCACCTGCGACCGCGACAACCGCGTCACCCGCCT AGATCTTGGTAATTTGAACTTATCTGGTCATCTGGTGCCTGAGCTTGGGAAATTGGAGCATCTGCAGTACCT GGAACTTTACAAGAACAGCATTCAAGGAACAATCCCTTCTGAGCTTGGTAATTTGAAGAATCTAATAAGCTTGGACTTGTACAAGAACAACATTTCGGGGACAATACCTCCTTCCCTTGGAAAGTTGAAATCCCTTGTATTCCT GCGGCTCAATGGCAATCATTTGACTGGGCCGATCCCAAGGGAACTTTCTGGAATATCTAGTCTCAAAGTTGT CGATGTTTCAAGCAATGATTTATGTGGGACGATTCCCACATCTGGACCATTTGAGCACATTCCTCTGAGCAA CTTTGAGAAGAACCCACGCTTGGAAGGTCCAGAGCTACAAGGCCTGGCCATATATGACACCAACTGCTAG